CCGGCCGTCTTGATAAGCGCCTTCCTGGACGTCGAGGTGGGAGGTGTAGCTGTTCATCTGGGTCAGGCGGTAGCGCTCCTTGAAGCGGTCGTAGGTAAAGGTGCGCAGACCTTCGATGCCCTGGGGCGAGACGTAGGTCTCCTCGAGCATGGCACCGCCCATCCGGGCCTCGATGGTCGAGGTGATCTGGCTCTCCTGCCACGGCGCCTGGGGACTCTGCCGCCGTTCCAGCTTGACGTCCCATTCCCCGGCCATCGCCTGGAAGGTGC
This bacterium DNA region includes the following protein-coding sequences:
- a CDS encoding DUF1579 domain-containing protein → TFQAMAGEWDVKLERRQSPQAPWQESQITSTIEARMGGAMLEETYVSPQGIEGLRTFTYDRFKERYRLTQMNSYTSHLDVQEGAYQDGRLTVSNADTDTSWQGFGRTFHQRLSFFDITPEGFKAEAEQSVDGGENWFVNRKATYTRKTD